The nucleotide sequence TTTCCCATTTTATCTATTAGTTAATATACGGCGAGTTTTCTCCACATCTCCTCTGTCATTCGTCCCTTGTCATTCCTCATTTCTTCCCCTTTCCATCGCCACACTCCCCCTTTAAAGGGGGTATGTTTTCGTCCCTAATTTCTCCTTTTCCGTCATACTCCCCCTAGTGCCTATGGCCTAAGGCCTAGTACCTTTTCCCTTTCTTTCGCCTCGAAACCCCATTTTTGGCATTTTTGGCATTGTTGTATTAAGCTATTAATCAATTTTTTACACACCCTTTCTATACCAATCGTCCAAGATTCGTATAAGCTTCCTATAAGCTCTCTATAAGCTAACCCCACCCTCCTTACACCCTTTTTTCACCAAAAACCTTCCCTCACCTCTTCCGAATTACTCCGTTTCCTTCCGAATCCTCCAACCCTCCACATTTGCTAATTTTCAAATTTGCTAATCTGCTAATTTTTCCCCGCCCGTCGTGCTACGACTGCCTGTGCGGCTCGCACCTTTGGCAAAGTTAGTTACTGGCATTATTGGCATTATCTGGTATTATTGGCATTATTTAGTATTAATTACTATTATTCTATAATTAAAAAAATCTATAATCCAGTAGCTCTTCTTTGCAAAAAAACTGCTATCTTTGCACCGTAGAATTTTTAAAATAACAAATTATGAGTTTAAATACCTTAGGGCTTGATAAAGCCAAAGTAGAAAAAGAAATCGGCTTGCTAAATGTACTGCTTGCCAATTATCAAACGTATTATCAAAACTTGCGCGGTGTACACTGGAACGTAAAAGGAAAACGCTTCTTTGAACTACACGTGAAGTTCGAAGAACTTTATAATACCGCACAAGAACAAGTCGACGAAATAGCTGAGCGTATTCTTACCCTTGGTGGCGTGCCTTTTCACACTCTCGAAAGCTATGTAAAGCACACTTCTGTTCCCGTAGGCGAAAACATTTTCGACGATGATAAAACCGTACGCCTGATAATCAATACCATTAGCACTTTATTACCTTTGGAAAGAGAACTTTTGAACTTCTCTGACGAAATAGGTGATGAAGGTACTAATTCTTTAATGAGTGACTTTATATCCGGACAAGAGAAAACCGTTTGGATGCTCAAAGCCTACCTCAATGAAGTAATTTAATACTGAATTTTGATTAAACGAGGAAGAGGAATTGACTAAAAATAATCAATTCCTCTTTCTTTTTTTGCCAATTCATAATTAATCCCTACCTTTGCACAACTCATAACTCTTAATTGATAACTCATAACTTTTAACTCATAACTAATGAAATATTTAATCACATCTATCCTATTTATCGCAACCACTATCCTCACCGCTCAACACAAAGCCCCTACCGATTGGGAACTCTCAGGACTCAAAGGAAAAGTGAAAAGTCAGCGCAGTATCCCTTATGAGGTAGTTACCCAAGGAAAAACATTCGTAAAAGGAGCCATCGACCGCGATTTGGATACAGTAGTCAAGATAGGTAACCTCGACAATCTTCAAAAAGATTTCAATCCCAATGGGTATCTCACTCAAATGCGTTTTTTCTTCAAAAACGGTGAGTTGTACAGTCGTATGGAATACTATTACAATCCGCAAGGACAACTGTTTGAAACCCGTTACAATTCCGATAAAACCCTTTATGTCTACAACCCCGAAGGCTATCTTATCAAAGATGCGACCTATTCACCTGGGGGCTTCTTAAAAACGCATTACAACTATCAAGTAGATACCAATGGCAAAGTGCTAAAAGAGGAAACTTATCACGCCAATCAGTTAGAGTCTACCATAGCTTATACTTACAACAAACAAGGCGACCCTGTCGAGATGCGCTACTACGATGCTCAGGGCAATCTGTTGCAAAGGGTAGAAAGCAAGTTCAATAAACAGCATTTAGCCGAACGCAATCGCACTTACGACAAAGATAATAAGTTGGTGAATATTACTACCAAAAAATACAATAGTCAAGGAGATTGTATCAAACTACAAGCAGAAAATAAACTACCTCAAAAACAGAAGAATGTAGCCACTTACGAGTATAAATACGATAATCGAGGTAATTGGATTGCCAAAACGACTTTCATCAACGGTGAACCCCGACAAATTATAGAAC is from Capnocytophaga ochracea DSM 7271 and encodes:
- a CDS encoding Dps family protein produces the protein MSLNTLGLDKAKVEKEIGLLNVLLANYQTYYQNLRGVHWNVKGKRFFELHVKFEELYNTAQEQVDEIAERILTLGGVPFHTLESYVKHTSVPVGENIFDDDKTVRLIINTISTLLPLERELLNFSDEIGDEGTNSLMSDFISGQEKTVWMLKAYLNEVI